In Dryobates pubescens isolate bDryPub1 chromosome 19, bDryPub1.pri, whole genome shotgun sequence, the sequence ACTGTTTTGTTGGGCTTTGCCTGATCTCTCTATAATGTGTCCTACTGTTTCCTCAGTACTTGTGGAAAGCAATAGTCTATGCTGCTCTATTCAACTGTCAGGTCCTTAGACTACTGaacaagagaaaacagattaaaagagtgcattattttaaaaatacttttttttaccTGAGATTCTGAAAGGCAACAATTACAGCTCCTATTGTCATAAGGAACAGAACAAATATGTAGACATAAAAAAGTAATGTATCTGAGAGTCTTGAAAAAGTATTTAATGGTAGTAAACCAAAAGCTTCTTCACAAAGATACAGGTTGGCATCAAAATCTCTGAAAGAAAAAGTAGAATAAATCCTTGTCATTGTATTTCACAGCTACATGCAAACAAGGACcaaagttttcttcttttccccaagCAATTATAAAGCCACAGTTGCACAGATTATTATAAAGGAAAATGTATGACGTGAATGTGAAGTAAAAATACATGATTCATCACCAAAATTTTAGATGAGAACACCCTACAGGCTTCATTTAAGGAAgtcataaaaaaaataaaataaaattgcagCTAAATCATACCTTGTTGCCCCAAATCCAAATTTTGCTTTCAGGAATTTGAATATATGTTCATCTGACTCAAGATTAAGAATTTTctgtgaagggggaaaaaaaaatgaaggaaatagTGTTTTAAGTAGCAAAAAACTAAGCTTTCCACAATAAAcaggtttttttaatcatttaaaggtgaggagaaagctcttcacagagagagttgttaggcattggaatgggctgcccagggaggtggtggagtcaccgtccctggaggtgttcaagaggggattggacatggcacttggtgccatggtccagtagtcatgaggtcttgggtgacaggttggacttgatgatctttgaggtcttttctaaccttattgattctatgattctatgaaatgaaacTGTGAAGCAACACAGACTTACTCAGATAGGGTACTCTGCAATCCAATAAGCATTCAGCTTGTAATTATGGTCTTGTAGTCCAAAGGGCAAGTTAGTTACTTTTTATCATATCTTTTAGGTTCAGTTTCCTACTTACTGATAAATATTATCCAGGACAAGTTTGCTTTAGCTGTATTTTTTAGTTTAATGACTTATCATATCTTACTATGAAACTTTTAATTTCCCCATGTAGTAAATTTTAATCTGCTGATACAGATCTCTTGAAGAGACTAAAACTGCAGGCTCTGAAATGTAGTGAAATCTCATTCCAATTTTATTTAATCTTACTGTAGATGATTAACAAGTAGCTTGTAACATAATACATATTGAAGTTCTACAACAAAAATTATTTACTTACCTTGATGAATTTATTTATTGTAAGAGTCAAGCACAAGACTAACAGCACATGGAGGATAAGCTTCCCAAGCCTATTGAGCAAGCTGCCCCTTTTTAGATTTTTctacaaagaagaaaatattaatatttcaGTACTTTTTTCCATGTATTTGGTATAAAATATTGGCATTTCAGTAAATTTGTATGCATTTGGAACAAAAGCAATGCAGACTATGTGAAACTGGTCACCTGATAGGCCTGATGAGGATGAAATTTGGATTAAGATTCATGTAAGCAAAAATGTATACCATCACCAAGTATCAGGATAACGATCTATTTCTTCCACAAAACATGAAAAGTCCCCAGCATATTGATCTCTCAGAGCTTTATAACTAGCCAAATGGCCTTCCTTCAGAGCAGCCCCATTATATTTATACAACTGCTGGCACCCAATTCAATTGGGGTTGTTTTCCAACACTCTCCTAATTTTAGTAGTACTGTGTGCCTTTTGAAAGAATTATTCATTAGACCTTCCACCTCAATGTGGCAAAGATGTCTTCTGGCTCCATGTGGCAGTTGATTTTGAACAATTTTCCAGTTCAAAGCTCCAGATACAAGAACGACTCTTTGGCTGCCTACAGACAACTTGGAATAGGTGCAGACATTGTCTAACTGCAGCTTGCACAATCATAAATGTTAAcagcaatcacagaattatgGTGTCTGCTTTGCTTGGTTATGCTGTAGTTAGTGTAATTAAATTCATTATTTGATCATGCAATGTTTTTGTTGCTCTACGCTATAGTAATTCCTCTAATTAGTATTAGTAATTGTGGATTATAATGCATATAAACTACTCGTCTCCACATATCACACTCTTTATTTAGTACTACACAAATATGTTGGTACCTACCTGGATTGTTCTTGCTATCAAGACAGAAGTATTAAAACTTATAAGTAATGatccaagaatcatagaattaaagaACTGTAGGACACAGACTAGCAGTAATCCAGAAATCTGGATGATATAGAGCCATGTAACCTGTAACAATAATGAGATTTTATGCCTACAAAACTTCATAGTCATAGCTGCTTTTCTTTGAGTATGTTTTATAATTTATTTAAACATCAGTAATTTTTACAAAAATGTATCACCTTTCACTAAATcattacactcaggcactgctaTATCCTTTCTGCATTTATGTCCTGAATGAGTTAGGTTAGTATTTTATACCTGGTTTATGCCTAGAGAAGTCTGACACTAGAATAAAGCAGATGAGTTAAACAAGTGCAGAGGAAAATATTAATTAGTATTTGGAAGATGGTTATTTATTTTCCTAGTCAAAGACACGTTTCTGTACCCTCTCTAACATCTTTATGGCTAAAGAAAGCATTACAGCTTAGTGCAGTTCAGCAATCAAACACTATCTGATTTCTCTAACTTTTACAGTAGCCGTTTTTGAGCTACACTGATCTACTACAAATGCTCAACTGAATGCCAACACTAAAAACCATCTGATTTTCTGATACACTGGTACCAAAACGTAAGAATTACCTTGCACAAAGACCTTAAGTTTAAAATTGTATGACAGCAGTGGTGCAAGTCAGTATTAAATGGTCCAACAAACTCCAACAGTTTTAAGTAAGAATTTTTTGACAATTAATATGGAATAAGAATGGTGCATTAAGTCCATTTTAGTATAATTCAGGATGAGGCTTGTAATTTGGCAAGATAGCTGATTGGTCACAGTAATTGCTAACTGGAACTTACAAACTGTTAAACATTTATTAGGATATGCAGCCACCATAGTAATTTTCAGTTGAATTAATACAATTACTGGTACTCAAGTCTGCATCAAATTTAAAATGATATTAATGTGAATTAATCTTCATCCTACTGTAACCTTCCTTAAGTAAAGTTAGAACTTTTTCAACTTACTGTAAGCTTTTACAAGAGCTAAAAATCTCCTCAGTAGAATTTCCCAGTGACACTATTTTAGAAATGTCCTGTAGAAGGTGAAAACATCTTCTGTTTTCTATGATTGACTGTAGGTAATCCCTTATCTCCTTAGTAACACCCGTTTTATTTTTTGGCTCATTTGGTTCAGCAACACAGCATTGACAATGTTGTTATTTTGCTGTGAATTTCAATGTATGAAAGATACACTGTTTTAATTTCAGCTTAGCCAAAGACTtcttatgctttttttttttccccctggccATTTCCAGAGGACATGATTAACTGTGTTATTAGATCAACTGTTAGGATGGTATTTAAAAGCAGTTCCTTAATAGTGTTAAAATGTAGCTGTCTGAACTAAACAAGACAAAAAATGCACAATAGGAAATAAATTGCAGAAACTGAAATAAGATCATTGGAGAAGAAATCAGAaatggtggtgttttggttATTCATTTTGATAGTTGTGGTATATATACTATAATTACTTAAAAGCACAAAGTATCAGTATTATATCCAGTAAAATTTCTATTAAATTTACACTGGTTAGTAAAATACCTCCAAAACTGTTAGCTTTATTTCCAAATACATTCTCACCTTTGCTGTGGGAAGCATATCAAAACAGTCCAGTATGAATAATGCCAATGCTTGTATCAGCATCATAAACTGATTAAATTGCCAAGTCAGGCTAAAGAGAAATGTTGCCATGAACACAGCCACAAGTGTCAATTtctggaaggagggaaagaagttaTATTTAAGTTTATGCTTtccttcattaaaaaaacccaacaaaccaccaccacaaaaacaacccagaaaaccccaaactacaGAAAACTCacatcaaaaccaaccaaaacccacttTAACatagttttattttaaataactaTTAAAAACATTACTGTGAGTTTTCTAATTGCAACAACTGCTTGGAGGATAATGAACTTTAGTTACATATTTTTATACTGTACTTTACTATTCTAATACCACTTGCAAGAAAATGGTGAAATCTCAAATAATTTCAGCCCATAGATGCAATATGTGTTATACAATGCTATTAATGGCAGTTGTTTGAAAAAATTATGGAGTAATGATTTAGGAACTGTTTGTGAAAGAAACTATCACCAATTTCCTTTTATTCTTGTAAGATGCCTGGTATTTGTTAAACAAATGAAATCAAAAGAAACCTCTTAATCCTTAATGTTTCACAAGCTTTTCTACTGCCCATTTTCTGTTAGTCTCTTACTCTTTCTTAAATACATAGTTCTGCTGTTAAATTAACAGAAGGCTCATTTTACTGTTTTCAACATTCCAAGTGATTTGTGTGTGTACACCTCTACTGCTATAAATGCTCACTAAGTATATTGTCCCAAGTTTTATAGACTATTTTTGGATATTGATTTTACTGTGTCATGCTTATTAAAAATACTCACTTCTTGAACAGGCTGTAAATGAGCTCTGAGTAGGTATGTAATGGCTGCTATCTGAACAGCAAAGAATGGTAGTGCCCAGTTCTCTCTTAAAGGGATGGTGAATTCTACTCTTGTAGTATCTATTCTGTACAAAACAAATGGAGATCcataaatttaaaacaaaaaaccaacttGGTGACAGAGAGGTTGCAATGACACGAATCTTTGTGGCATTTTAACTACTTATTGATAAAAATGGAGGCTCTACAGTCTAATTCCTTCAACTTGCCTGGCTCTGAGAAAACACCATGAAGGTTCTCCAAATCACACATTTTTTCTGTACACCAAATGCTGACTTTACCTCCATTTACTGCTAAATAACCTCAACAATGGTTTAAATCTTACTTAGGAAGCACAGCTTGggtaattaaaaaatgaaaacaacttatcccaaaacaaaaccactccCAAGATCCAGCATATATTTTTCATGCCACAAGGTAATTgtacttcacttttttttttttttttggctggtaAAAAGCATATATAAAAAAGGaatttatttcttctctgtgcTCCACAGTGCATTGGATTTGAATACTGCTAAAGTGTTTAGGAAAttctggtggtttttttaatgttctaATATTAAAAGTGTCCAAAGTTAGTAAAAAGTTACTCAAAGAGCAGTAATTTACAACACCTAAttcaaaagttaaaaaaaaaaaaaaaaaaggtgttaaaAAACCACCTTTATTCTTGTGTAGATAAAATGTTTCTTAAAATGGAACACATCTGAAGAAGGCTTAGCTGGAtgaaaaaaaagcttaaaatgGAGTTACTCAGTAGCCTCAGATGCATTTGATCTGGACAGAAAGTCTTTATCTAAATTAATCTCATGTACTTATATTCTACTTGCATAAGGGATAACAAGCTTCCATTGTTCAGGAATTATTAGAAAGATGGAAAAAACACATTTGCTCCAAGTATGCTGTAAGTAGAAAAGACCTCATGAAATAAACATGTGCACATTGCACGTGTTTTTTAATCACTTTCATCTTaggagaaagaaacattttatcAAACAGTTTTGATAGAACTGACACTGTACGCTTACTTTCTTTATTAAGTTATGGCTGTCACCAGCTTTAGCTTCATGCCAGCAAGCTGCTGGCCTAGAGccagttattttattttcctctctaaATTGAGAATTCTTCAAGTGATAAAGCACTAGAGCAGCTCAACTTTTCTATGAGTCTTAGGAATAAGGGAACAGGGAAACTGAACTTCGCTAATGATCTTGGGCTGTTGAAGGAATCCCTggaggctgtgtggggcagtGAGGAGAGGCCTGAAGAGCATATAAATAGGTGTGTTTAACATCTAAGGGATCctaggctggagaagaaaggGTACATCATCTGGAGATTCAGACATATCTGAAAGACATAGTCTACTTTGAGAGACCAATTTAAGCCAAATTATAGATTTTGTATTATTAATGTTCCCACCATTTTCTGGCTAATCTGGACAAAGATATTATAGTTCCATTTTTTTGTCCAATTAGTTGTACATTTGAAAGTTTAATGCCTTACCTTTGACATGAGGTAAAGATTAGAAAGATTAAATGGTTAATCTCACTCACCTGTTTGTAATGTACCAGCAAGCTGCCAACAACCCTGAAAGCCATGTTCCACTAAGAAGCCAGCTTGTTACATACAGAGCAATGACATAAACTGCCTGAAGTCCAAACAAAGTGTAGATATAAAAATAAACGGGCTCTAGGTATTGCTGTAAAACACAAGAATAGTGATGTTGATACAAAACACTCATGAGGGGGATTATACTTAGCATGAATTTATATTTTG encodes:
- the DPY19L3 gene encoding probable C-mannosyltransferase DPY19L3 isoform X2, with protein sequence MTTVRQRRVGKGTEPAEDQPSEEEKNVKPDGKILSDHTGRKLWNILSITVGGIAAISLGLLTSVYVATLHENDLWFSNIKEVEREISFRTECGLYYSYYKQMIQAPSIQQGLHGLVYDNKTESVRTINILERMNVYQEVFLSILYRILPIQQYLEPVYFYIYTLFGLQAVYVIALYVTSWLLSGTWLSGLLAACWYITNRIDTTRVEFTIPLRENWALPFFAVQIAAITYLLRAHLQPVQEKLTLVAVFMATFLFSLTWQFNQFMMLIQALALFILDCFDMLPTAKVTWLYIIQISGLLLVCVLQFFNSMILGSLLISFNTSVLIARTIQKNLKRGSLLNRLGKLILHVLLVLCLTLTINKFIKKILNLESDEHIFKFLKAKFGFGATRDFDANLYLCEEAFGLLPLNTFSRLSDTLLFYVYIFVLFLMTIGAVIVAFQNLSGSTQVDSMETMEECTVTLKPDAAYNLIHTVLFGCLALSTMRMKYLWTSHMCVFASFGLCSTEVWRPILRCIHLYTSQRMHVIKYSLPIVTLLYISYKFWPGIMDELSELREFYDPDTVELMNWIKQQEQHAHL